The following are encoded in a window of Pseudalgibacter alginicilyticus genomic DNA:
- a CDS encoding T9SS type B sorting domain-containing protein: MKKNLPYYISLFIFICSLSNLHSQLISVDSSIPLEQLILDNLIKNGCVEISNISSSINGSASGFSSYGQFSRAGSNFPFENGIVLTTGNAESAGNTPITPPLTEGATDWGSDADLENALQVTNTLNATSIEFDLISTSNNLQFNYLFASEEYFGTNPCNVSDGFAFLIKESAGLHAYRNIALVPGTTDPVNTNTIRTDIFNATGNLVCPAQNTQYFDGLGNGDTNYNGRTTTLTASTTIIPYTRYRIKLVIADQSDFQFDSAVFIEGNSFKTVDLGDDISTCNSSAVLNAYTGNPFAGYEWFYNNTPIPGPLPSSYTAMQSGTYRVEVTVQLSNGDECVESDEIEVVLNTEEPVPTLSDYALCGDPSNVTDTETFNLNIKNSEIATISPYSNYNVTYHYNEEEARSNSNSISSPIPNTTNPQSIVARINDLDTGCATYTSFNLIVNTAPNAITPTTLEVCDNDDIPDDGFYFIDLTEKDDEITGGLPDLAVTYYYNSTDAANGINPITSLYRNTTTPTDQVFATVINTQTTCVSSVVPVNINVTSSPLIDFEKQFIDACDPDHDGFATFDLTEVLNNVLNGIDPSSVTATYHEVENDADLGINPITNETNYANIVSNVQTVFIRIEDNVSLCASVAEIEIHTNLLLTGTDITDFAICDNNADPNDEANFDLNSIEFFINNGLDFDGDPNTLEISVDFFEDEDDRDANTNALDKSALYSAPNQTTLYIRLTNTITNCEDIEDIQLIINPILIFNPVDPLPYCDSDSDVTDGITLIDLHSLDDMITNGNPDFATSFFPTETDADMNNTANLLPDMYSVNTQETIFVRIENTDTACYTSNSFDIRVVPSPETMQPIDDVFCDTSDTKIFNLEDKIPEIVSSTAGIDIGFFTSLDDAENNTNPITNRTTYTANTQTMYVRIGDNTPGTSCYKIVSYEIIINTIPVFPTNGINDFVICDGDENNEAEFLFSNKDAEILDGQTGKEVLYFEDSAYSIEIPKNIPYKSGDRTVYVRIENTTDSSCFTTSSFEIKVASEIIFNAFIPFNECDDASNDEKHAFDLGFKRTEITQGVPENLNVSFHLTEALAESNTNPLPDTYTNVTPQQTLYVRIENVNSSCYTIEELDLGITPSIELTDAAPFELCDDNNDGLATFNLELADFEILDRVIGPPPVINYFENEADTIDNTLQITNPTSYISESKTIYIKVTPQSGCYSVIPLQLVVNPYPTINNISTLEDCFSTTYDLTQVDNLIVNNPSNYNITYYSNENDANDGLGNIGNTFNYTNPGNYTIWFRTENPTTGCFITSSFVLEINANPIANTPPNLEACDDDYDGFLTFDLSNSSSTSYAIRGSQSISNFTVTYYDNLANAESKTNPIATNYSSVDGEVIYARIENNATGCFNITQFDITINPKPIIPIDDVVTLCINNLPLTISAETSNIGDIYLWSTGETTSEILLTDPNDIGSYWVNVTTPTTGCSTTKSFEVIESAIADINFTTTVDFADPNRITIDVSGIGNYVFSIDGGEPQTSNIFENAPIGEHTITVTDLNGCHDVSKEVVVIDVPKFVTPNGDGYFDTWHITGVNQLTGTVVYIYDRYGKLLKTLHHTSPGWDGTFNGANMPADDYWYTAQVFYNGEELNLKGHFTLKR; this comes from the coding sequence CAGGAAATGCTGAATCTGCAGGAAATACGCCTATAACACCTCCTTTAACAGAAGGGGCTACTGATTGGGGATCAGATGCTGACTTAGAAAATGCTTTACAGGTTACCAACACTTTAAATGCCACCTCTATAGAATTTGATTTAATATCCACTTCCAATAATTTACAATTTAATTATTTATTTGCCTCTGAAGAATACTTTGGCACAAACCCTTGTAATGTATCTGATGGCTTTGCTTTTTTAATTAAAGAGTCTGCTGGATTACATGCATACCGAAATATTGCTTTGGTTCCTGGCACCACAGATCCCGTGAACACAAACACCATTCGTACGGATATTTTCAATGCTACTGGAAATCTTGTATGTCCTGCTCAAAACACACAATATTTTGATGGCTTAGGAAATGGAGATACTAATTATAATGGAAGAACCACCACATTAACCGCTTCTACAACTATTATCCCCTACACCCGTTATCGTATAAAATTAGTAATAGCAGACCAGAGTGATTTTCAATTTGATTCTGCCGTATTTATAGAAGGTAATAGCTTTAAAACAGTAGATTTAGGTGATGATATTTCAACCTGTAATAGCTCTGCTGTTCTTAATGCTTATACAGGAAACCCTTTTGCAGGATATGAATGGTTTTACAATAATACACCCATACCAGGCCCCCTACCTTCGTCCTATACAGCTATGCAAAGTGGTACCTATCGCGTAGAAGTCACTGTGCAACTTTCTAATGGAGATGAATGTGTGGAATCTGATGAGATAGAAGTGGTTTTAAACACAGAAGAACCTGTTCCTACGCTTTCCGACTATGCATTATGTGGCGACCCGTCGAACGTGACAGACACTGAAACGTTTAATCTTAACATTAAAAATTCAGAAATAGCCACTATTAGCCCCTATTCAAATTATAATGTTACCTATCACTATAATGAAGAAGAAGCAAGAAGTAATTCAAACAGTATAAGCTCACCAATTCCAAACACGACTAATCCGCAATCTATTGTTGCGCGTATAAATGACTTAGATACAGGGTGTGCTACTTACACATCTTTTAATTTAATAGTAAATACAGCTCCTAACGCTATAACACCAACAACTCTTGAAGTTTGTGATAATGACGACATCCCTGATGATGGATTTTATTTTATAGATTTAACCGAAAAAGATGATGAAATAACAGGAGGACTTCCTGATTTAGCGGTTACTTATTACTATAATTCAACAGATGCTGCTAATGGTATCAACCCTATAACATCACTCTACAGAAATACTACAACACCAACAGACCAAGTTTTTGCTACGGTTATCAATACTCAAACAACCTGTGTAAGCTCTGTTGTGCCTGTAAACATTAATGTAACAAGCAGTCCACTTATTGACTTTGAAAAGCAATTTATCGATGCTTGTGATCCAGACCACGATGGGTTTGCTACTTTTGATTTAACAGAAGTACTTAATAATGTTTTAAACGGTATTGACCCAAGTAGTGTAACAGCCACTTACCATGAAGTTGAAAACGATGCTGACCTTGGAATTAATCCCATTACCAACGAAACCAATTATGCCAATATTGTTTCAAATGTACAAACAGTCTTTATAAGAATTGAGGATAATGTATCATTATGTGCTTCTGTAGCTGAAATTGAAATCCACACCAATTTATTATTAACAGGTACGGATATTACAGATTTTGCAATATGTGATAACAATGCAGACCCTAATGATGAAGCTAATTTTGACCTTAATTCAATTGAGTTTTTTATCAATAATGGCCTCGACTTTGATGGAGACCCTAATACGCTTGAAATTAGTGTTGATTTTTTTGAAGATGAAGACGATAGAGATGCCAATACAAATGCTTTGGATAAATCTGCTTTATATTCTGCACCTAACCAAACAACATTATACATTCGGTTAACAAACACCATAACCAACTGTGAAGATATTGAAGATATTCAATTGATAATTAACCCGATTTTAATATTTAATCCTGTAGACCCACTTCCCTATTGTGATAGTGACTCTGATGTTACTGATGGAATTACTCTAATAGATTTACATTCATTGGATGATATGATAACAAATGGTAATCCAGATTTTGCAACAAGTTTCTTTCCAACTGAAACAGATGCAGACATGAATAATACTGCAAACCTGCTTCCGGATATGTATTCCGTAAATACACAAGAAACAATTTTTGTTAGAATTGAAAATACAGATACAGCCTGTTATACTTCCAATTCTTTCGATATACGCGTGGTTCCTTCACCTGAAACCATGCAACCAATTGATGACGTTTTTTGTGATACCAGTGATACCAAAATATTTAATCTTGAAGACAAAATACCAGAAATAGTTTCGAGCACTGCTGGTATTGATATTGGTTTTTTTACCTCGTTGGATGATGCAGAAAATAATACAAATCCAATAACAAACCGAACTACCTATACCGCCAATACACAAACCATGTATGTTAGAATTGGCGACAATACACCAGGAACTAGTTGTTATAAAATTGTTTCTTACGAAATAATTATAAATACAATACCTGTTTTTCCTACTAATGGCATCAATGATTTTGTTATTTGTGATGGTGATGAAAATAACGAAGCTGAATTTTTATTTAGCAACAAGGATGCAGAGATTTTAGATGGACAAACTGGCAAAGAAGTCCTCTATTTTGAAGATTCTGCATATAGCATTGAAATTCCAAAAAACATACCATATAAATCTGGTGATAGAACCGTATATGTTCGTATTGAAAACACTACAGATTCAAGCTGCTTTACTACTTCATCATTTGAAATTAAAGTGGCATCAGAAATCATTTTTAATGCTTTCATTCCTTTTAATGAGTGTGATGATGCAAGCAATGATGAAAAACATGCGTTTGATTTAGGTTTCAAGCGAACTGAAATCACCCAAGGCGTCCCAGAAAATTTAAATGTTTCATTTCATTTAACAGAAGCTTTGGCTGAAAGCAACACCAATCCATTACCTGACACCTATACCAATGTTACCCCGCAACAAACATTATATGTTAGAATTGAAAATGTTAATTCTTCGTGCTATACAATCGAAGAATTGGATTTAGGGATAACGCCTAGTATTGAGCTTACAGACGCTGCACCTTTTGAACTTTGTGATGATAATAATGATGGTTTGGCTACTTTTAATTTAGAACTTGCTGATTTTGAAATATTAGATAGAGTAATTGGTCCGCCACCAGTTATAAATTATTTTGAAAATGAAGCTGATACTATTGATAATACTTTACAAATTACAAATCCTACTTCGTATATAAGCGAATCTAAAACAATCTACATAAAAGTGACTCCCCAATCAGGATGTTATAGCGTAATTCCATTACAACTTGTTGTTAACCCCTACCCAACCATTAATAACATATCTACATTAGAAGATTGTTTTAGTACCACTTATGATTTAACACAAGTAGATAATTTAATAGTAAATAACCCAAGTAATTATAACATTACTTACTATAGTAATGAAAACGATGCAAATGATGGTTTAGGAAACATCGGAAACACATTTAACTATACAAACCCTGGCAATTATACCATTTGGTTCCGTACAGAAAATCCAACAACCGGCTGTTTTATAACCTCTTCATTTGTTTTGGAAATTAACGCAAACCCTATTGCAAACACCCCTCCAAATTTGGAAGCCTGTGATGATGACTATGATGGCTTCCTCACTTTTGACCTATCCAATTCAAGTAGTACGAGTTATGCTATTAGAGGTTCTCAAAGTATTTCTAATTTTACTGTTACTTATTATGACAATTTAGCAAATGCTGAATCTAAAACCAACCCCATAGCTACAAATTACTCATCTGTAGATGGCGAGGTTATTTATGCTAGAATAGAAAATAATGCTACTGGATGTTTCAATATCACGCAATTTGATATTACAATTAATCCAAAACCTATAATACCTATTGATGATGTGGTAACACTTTGTATCAATAATTTACCTCTAACCATTTCTGCTGAGACCAGCAATATAGGTGACATTTATTTATGGTCTACCGGGGAAACGACATCTGAAATATTACTTACAGACCCAAATGATATTGGTTCATATTGGGTGAATGTAACCACACCAACCACTGGGTGTTCTACAACAAAATCATTTGAAGTTATAGAATCTGCCATAGCTGATATAAATTTTACCACAACAGTAGATTTTGCCGACCCTAATAGAATCACCATTGATGTTAGCGGTATTGGTAATTATGTTTTTAGCATAGATGGTGGCGAACCACAAACTTCAAATATTTTTGAAAATGCACCTATTGGTGAACACACTATTACAGTAACAGATTTAAATGGATGTCATGACGTAAGTAAAGAAGTTGTGGTTATAGATGTTCCAAAATTTGTAACTCCAAATGGTGATGGCTATTTTGATACTTGGCATATAACAGGGGTTAATCAACTAACAGGAACAGTTGTGTATATTTATGACCGATACGGAAAACTGCTTAAAACACTACATCATACATCTCCAGGATGGGATGGCACTTTTAACGGGGCTAATATGCCTGCTGATGATTATTGGTACACCGCTCAAGTTTTTTACAATGGTGAAGAGTTGAATCTTAAAGGGCATTTTACTTTAAAACGATAA